The Candidatus Binatia bacterium DNA segment ACGAGCGGCTGATTGCCGGCGTCGATCAGCCGATCACCCGGTACGTTCCGGAACTCGAACATTCCGGGTACAAGCAGGCCAGCATAAAGGATGTCCTGCAGATGTCGTCCGGCGTGGATTTCAACGAGGACTACGGCAACGCCCTTTCGGACATCAGTCGCATGTACCTCATGAGCTTCCTTTTCGGCTCGCGGATCAACGCCTATCCGGCCGCTGTCGGCTCCAAGCGCGCTCCCGGAGAAGCGTTTGACTACGTCAGCGTGAATACGCAGGCGCTGGGCATGCTGCTCTCGCACGCCACGGGAAAATCATTGGCCACGTATATCGAAGAGAAACTCTGGTCGCCGCTGGGCATGGAGGGGGACGCCTACTGGATCACCGACCGCACCGGCGCCGATGCGACGGAGTATGCCTTCTGCTGCCTGAACGTGACCCTGCGGGACTACGCCAAGTTCGGCCGGCTGTTCCTTCGCGGCGGTGACTGGAACGGCACGCAGATCGTGTCGCAGAGCTGGGTGCGCCGGTCGGTGGTGCCCGACAAGGCCTATCTGCGGCTCACCGGTGCGGACCGGCCCGAGTGGGCGGGCCCCGACTGGGACATCGGATACCAGTACCAATGGTGGGTGCCGGCGGGTGACGACGGGGAGTTCGCCGGGATCGGGGTGTGGGGACAATACCTGTACGTGAACCCGCGAGCCAATGTCGTCATCGTCAAGGCCAGCGTCGATCCGGATTTCGATCGCGACATGGAAACCATCGCGGCATTCCGTGCCATCACCGCCGGACTGGAGGCTCGGAGACGCTAGCGCGTCGCGAGAGGACACGCAGACTATGCCCATGCCGACAGGAATCCGAGTCATCGACCTCATGCTGGCCATCCCGACGGATGACGCTGGCAAGTGGTACGAGTTCATGAAGCCGCTGCTGCGCGACGCCGAGAGCCGCCAGCAGTTCAAGATGCCGGCCGAGTACATGTTTCGGAACATTCCGGGCTTTCAGCCCGGGGCTGATTTCCTGAGCCTCGTCGTTGCCGAGATGGACAAGTACGGTATCGAGCGCGCGATGATCGGCGTCAGCCCCGAGAACGAGTCGGCGATTCGGGCGCTGCAGGCGTACCCGGAGCGCTTCTTCGCCAGCTACGAGTGCAACCCGAACGAGGGCATGGACGAGGTGCGCAAGATAATGGCGCTGTACCAGCGCTTCGGGCTGAAGGCCGTCACCGCGTTCCCGTGCGGCCTCTGCCCGCAGGTTCCGATCAACGACAAGAAGTTCTACCCGATCTACGCCAAGTGCGTGGAGCTCGACATCCCGATTTGCGTCTGCGCCGGCGTGCCGGGTCCGCGCTTGCCGATGGCGCCGCAGCGCGTCGAGCTGATCGACGAGG contains these protein-coding regions:
- a CDS encoding amidohydrolase family protein produces the protein MPMPTGIRVIDLMLAIPTDDAGKWYEFMKPLLRDAESRQQFKMPAEYMFRNIPGFQPGADFLSLVVAEMDKYGIERAMIGVSPENESAIRALQAYPERFFASYECNPNEGMDEVRKIMALYQRFGLKAVTAFPCGLCPQVPINDKKFYPIYAKCVELDIPICVCAGVPGPRLPMAPQRVELIDEVCWFFPELKFVIRHGAEPWTELAVKLMLKWPNLHYMTSAFAPKYYPKDIVDFANTRGADKIMYAGYFPMGLSLERIFTDMPHVPFRDHVWPKFLRENALRVFQL
- a CDS encoding serine hydrolase, with amino-acid sequence MGRAISKTVWKVGLTAGVLLVAVVAAWMWRFAVVERVLTLLRQDTQIQNFRRMHEVFPSRIIPRSVAPLHFERNVEDLDVTYQYRGKVSRLDEFLQRTTTLGLLVLKDDRIVYERYFFGATEDSHFTSWSVAKSFVSALVGIAIDERLIAGVDQPITRYVPELEHSGYKQASIKDVLQMSSGVDFNEDYGNALSDISRMYLMSFLFGSRINAYPAAVGSKRAPGEAFDYVSVNTQALGMLLSHATGKSLATYIEEKLWSPLGMEGDAYWITDRTGADATEYAFCCLNVTLRDYAKFGRLFLRGGDWNGTQIVSQSWVRRSVVPDKAYLRLTGADRPEWAGPDWDIGYQYQWWVPAGDDGEFAGIGVWGQYLYVNPRANVVIVKASVDPDFDRDMETIAAFRAITAGLEARRR